A genomic region of Stegostoma tigrinum isolate sSteTig4 chromosome 13, sSteTig4.hap1, whole genome shotgun sequence contains the following coding sequences:
- the yipf5 gene encoding protein YIPF5 isoform X1 — translation MADFNNMNADFFQSSYSIDDQGQTSYDYNAAGDPYQSRQYDSQTQQPGYFYPTGSQQPYTGQIYQPTPTFTPSSPQSVYGNSFEDEAPLLEELGINFDHIWQKTLTVLHPLKAADGTIMNETDLAGPMVFCLAFGATLLLVGKIQFGYVYGISAIGCLGMYCLLNLMSMTGVSFGCVASVLGYCLLPMIILSSFAVIFSLQGMLGVIIAAVIIGWCSLSASKIFISALAMEGQQLLVAYPCALLYGVFALISVF, via the exons ATGGCTGACTTCAATAATATGAATGCAGATTTCTTCCAATCAAGTTATAGTATTGATGATCAAGGGCAAACATCTTATGACTATAATGCTGCAGGAGATCCTTATCAAAGCAG GCAGTATGACAGTCAGACTCAGCAGCCTGGATATTTTTATCCAACAGGGTCACAACAGCCATACACAGGACAGATCTATCAACCTACACcaaccttcactcccagctctcCACAGTCAGTTTATGGCAACAGTTTTGAGGACGAAGCACCATTATTAGAAG AATTAGGAATTAATTTTGACCACATCTGGCAGAAAACATTGACTGTCCTCCATCCACTGAAAGCAGCAGATGGAACAATTATGAATGAAACTGACCTGGCTGGGCCCATGGTGTTCTGCTTGGCATTTGGAGCCACATTATTACTG GTTGGTAAAATCCAGTTTGGCTATGTGTATGGGATCAGTGCTATTGGATGCCTTGGTATGTACTGTTTGTTGAACTTGATGAGTATGACCGGAGTGTCCTTTGGTTGTGTGGCCAGCGTTCTTGGATATTGCCTGCTTCCAATGATTATCCTTTCAAGCTTTGCTGTGATTTTCTCTTTGCA AGGCATGCTGGGTGTAATTATTGCTGCTGTAATTATTGGCTGGTGCAGTTTGTCAGCTTCTAAGATCTTCATCTCTGCCTTGGCTATGGAGGGACAGCAGTTACTTGTGGCATATCCTTGTGCTTTGTTATATGGAGTTTTTGCCCTTATCTCAGTTTTCTAA
- the yipf5 gene encoding protein YIPF5 isoform X2, which yields MQISSNQVIVLMIKGKHLMTIMLQEILIKAGSQQPYTGQIYQPTPTFTPSSPQSVYGNSFEDEAPLLEELGINFDHIWQKTLTVLHPLKAADGTIMNETDLAGPMVFCLAFGATLLLVGKIQFGYVYGISAIGCLGMYCLLNLMSMTGVSFGCVASVLGYCLLPMIILSSFAVIFSLQGMLGVIIAAVIIGWCSLSASKIFISALAMEGQQLLVAYPCALLYGVFALISVF from the exons ATGCAGATTTCTTCCAATCAAGTTATAGTATTGATGATCAAGGGCAAACATCTTATGACTATAATGCTGCAGGAGATCCTTATCAAAGCAG GGTCACAACAGCCATACACAGGACAGATCTATCAACCTACACcaaccttcactcccagctctcCACAGTCAGTTTATGGCAACAGTTTTGAGGACGAAGCACCATTATTAGAAG AATTAGGAATTAATTTTGACCACATCTGGCAGAAAACATTGACTGTCCTCCATCCACTGAAAGCAGCAGATGGAACAATTATGAATGAAACTGACCTGGCTGGGCCCATGGTGTTCTGCTTGGCATTTGGAGCCACATTATTACTG GTTGGTAAAATCCAGTTTGGCTATGTGTATGGGATCAGTGCTATTGGATGCCTTGGTATGTACTGTTTGTTGAACTTGATGAGTATGACCGGAGTGTCCTTTGGTTGTGTGGCCAGCGTTCTTGGATATTGCCTGCTTCCAATGATTATCCTTTCAAGCTTTGCTGTGATTTTCTCTTTGCA AGGCATGCTGGGTGTAATTATTGCTGCTGTAATTATTGGCTGGTGCAGTTTGTCAGCTTCTAAGATCTTCATCTCTGCCTTGGCTATGGAGGGACAGCAGTTACTTGTGGCATATCCTTGTGCTTTGTTATATGGAGTTTTTGCCCTTATCTCAGTTTTCTAA